The Candidatus Hydrogenedens sp. genome contains the following window.
AACCTTCTCTCAATAACATATTGCGGAATTGTGTTGCATGTCTCCTATCTTCTGTTGTTTCCACAGGCAAATCAAACATAGCAATCATCCACATACCTTTATATCCTGATATTTGAAGTGTTTTACTTTTATCTTTTCTTTTGCTCATAGTTTATTTATATTCTCATCCGTTTTTCATTCTTGTACTCATGGCTCTTCTCTTTTACCACTATTGACACAAATTAACATAAATAATTTACACAATTTCAGGTAATATCAATGTTTTTCTTTTTCCTTCAAACATCTGGGCAAGCGATACTGCCGTTCGGAAAGTAATATCAAACAAATTTCGTTCTTCATCATCCATTTTATATCTCTTTAATAAATTCTGTATTAAATACTGCTTGGCTTCTTTATTCAATTCTATATAAGCATCCTTTCCTTTCATAAATTGGACAACTGCAAAATCAACAATAGGTCTATAAGGTTCCATTAAATCATCCGCCAGACAAAAGGGATTATACCGATTGTGATGATGTATTCCAATAGATGGGTTTAACCCTGCACTTACGATGGCTCTTGCTGTAATCCCTCGCAATACAGCATAACCATAATTTAACAATGCATTAATTCCACCTCCTTCAGGATTTCTATGAAACTCATACTCCGCAGGGAAAAGAAAGCTCCAATATTTCCTACTTGCTAATCCTTCCACATTATCCGGGTCGCCCGATTGCACCCTATCCGCTAATGGAATTAAACTTTTATCATCACCGTATAATTCTAACAATAACCTTCCTTGGGCTTGAACTTTCGCTTTAATAATCTGTTGCCAGGCTCGTTTTCGTATAGGCAATGAACACTCAATTTGATATTGTAATCGTTCCATTTGTAAATGATGACCAACTAATGGATACATCATACCGATGGGCATTCGCTTTTCATCACAGGTAATAAAAACTGCACCATATTTCATCAATCCCGATAACACAGGTTGTGTCAAACTTACTGCTGGATTTGAAACAATAACCACGGCTATTTCCGCCAGAGGAATAAAGGTTTCCTTTTCCCCTTGTGTTATTGCTAATCGGTCTAAATCTATGTTGAGCCTACCACCTTCTTCGGATAGGTCTATTATATGTTCAATCATTAGCCGGTTGAATTATCCCTATTGGTGTAATTGCTACCTTTTTTATATTTGTTTCTTTTAATACATTAGGTTCCTTTATCAAGCCTTTTAGTTCATATTGTTCTACTTTTGCTTTATAATGTGGCTTAAATCTTATTTTTATATTATTATTACTTAAACCTATTCCTATTATTAGATAATATCCTTCTTTTCCATCAGATCCTTTCATTTGAACCATGTCTTTTTTACAAAGGCTAAATAAAAATTTAGCGTTTTCATCTACACTTCCATCTTCTCTAATTAATTTTTTGATTAGAATGCTTTCCCCTCTTTTTCTTCGTTGTATGGCTTCATACATACTTACAACATAGCCTTCCCATTTAGTTCTCCCTTTTTTATCTTTTGTCTCAAAAATTTCAATATGATGATTTTCATCTGAAGTAACATATCTTACTCGTTCTTTCTCCCCGACAGGGAACACAGGCACTTTCTTCTTTATGCGAACGGATTTAATAGGAATTTGCAAACCTTTTTTATTCGGCATAAGTGGATAATTCATAGGGTCTGCAAAAGCCTTTTTCGGGTCGCCACCTAATTCTATTAATTTATCCTGAACTGCTTTTCTTACGACCGGGTCCACAATATCATCTATTTCGCCTTTAGAAATATTACTTAATGATTTTCTTACATGCACCACTGTTTCACCATTTTTATCTAATTTTGGTGGACTGTAATTGGTTTCTTCATGGAGCCGTCCACTTACTTTCCGTTCAGGGCGATGTGAAACGATAATGCTTAATACTTTTTCTTCTGCCTCTTCTGTCATTGATGGCCATGGTGGTTCAATAAATCGCCACCATTTCTTATTTTTTCTTTCTTTAGTAGGAATATTTTCAGCCTGTTCTGAAATGCGTTTTACCATCGCAGGAGATGTTATTGCAATAACAATGGCATCAATAGCATGTTGACGATGGTCATCACGATTTTTTTCCGCATCGCCTAAAATTCTATTCAAATTCCACATACGGCGTATAACCGAAGTTACTGAACCACTGATAGTAAATATATGCTTGCGATATTCACTCCCATACAATAAGCCGCAATACATGCATGCTTCTCTGGAGGCATACCTTGTATCGTTCAATTGAGCACTGGAAAATTTATCAATAAAATCTTCCAATGCTTTTCCATGCAATTTAAACCGTCGTAATTTTTCCTCAGAAAAATGCGAATTAAATTTTTCAACTCGACTTAAAATTTGTTCCCACTGATTTTCATCGTAAGCATACGCCTCAAAGGGTGTTTTATTATGTTTCCTT
Protein-coding sequences here:
- the cas1 gene encoding type II CRISPR-associated endonuclease Cas1, which encodes MIEHIIDLSEEGGRLNIDLDRLAITQGEKETFIPLAEIAVVIVSNPAVSLTQPVLSGLMKYGAVFITCDEKRMPIGMMYPLVGHHLQMERLQYQIECSLPIRKRAWQQIIKAKVQAQGRLLLELYGDDKSLIPLADRVQSGDPDNVEGLASRKYWSFLFPAEYEFHRNPEGGGINALLNYGYAVLRGITARAIVSAGLNPSIGIHHHNRYNPFCLADDLMEPYRPIVDFAVVQFMKGKDAYIELNKEAKQYLIQNLLKRYKMDDEERNLFDITFRTAVSLAQMFEGKRKTLILPEIV